TGCCTCTAGACTGCAGATCTCAAGCAGAGAAACTCACTCAGCAAAGTTAATTTCAATTCCCGATGAAGATTTCACACGGTGTCTCATTGTGACCCGCACTAATTAGTAGAGATAACTAATGATTACTTACTTATTCTCTGTAATTATCTGCATTTTATAATTCACTGTGTAATTTATTAATTCGCTGGTAAAAGTGGTTGAGCAATAGTTGGTCTGCTGGGAGTGGGAGAAGGCAGCATCACTGCCCTGCATTCCACTGACTACCCCTCCACACTCAAGGGGTCACAGCTAATGTCCATGTGTCATCACAGAGTTTAGTGTTCAGTGTAATTTCACTTATTATATCTATTACTTTTATGTAAGTTAATGTAACTACCCTGGAAGTCAGATCTAGAAATTTTACTATGTTAGCTACACAAGTAGTTCATGAAGAAAATGtgtatttattctaaaaaaaatgggAGAAACAAACAGGCTTCCCTACATTACACTGTTTATATTATGTCAAGTACTAGATACATCACATTAACCTTTCTGGCCCAGTTTTCCCAGTCATAAACCTTTAATTAACATAAAAGTCCACCCCTTCGTCTGTGGATTGTGATACCATAAACTCAACACGTGTAGAGCTGAACAGGATAATGTTTTcacagggatagatagatagatagatagatagatagatagatagatagatagatagatagatagatagatagatagatagatagatagatagatagatagatagatagttttatctatctatctatcactgttGTAATACACTTTCTAAATGATGATAGTGTTAATGATAATCATCTATCTATAGAAAAATTgtacgcatacatacacaccatAATTATTTCACACTTGTATACCCTCTAGGAgttttatatgtgtgtgtttgtacataattatattcattatattatatacatatacaaacaaacacattttctTCGTAGAATCCATAACATGTATAATCCTAGAGAGCACTGGTCTGGTGTAATGTATTAATACATTTGGCAGAGTTGGAGTATAATTGTAATATTCGTTATTATAAGACAACATCCTGATGCATTAATGTTGCACACACAGGGCACTAATACTAGATACCAATAATACTACAGTATATGACAGTGAGtgcaggagagcagcaggagtACTGAGTGCAGGAGGACGGAGCTGGCCCTGGTGCTGAACACAGTGCAGTGCGTTTACTATATACTACCAGTGTTATCTTTGTACTGATCCCGGCCAATCATATATAACGCCGATGTGATATTTATAGGTCTTATCTTAATGTACAACTACTCCTCTCGTAACACATCTTCTAGACGCTTATTAAATATTGAGGTTACTTGTAATTAATAGTCTCAAGATCCTCATTATATGACTGTCCTCCACATGAGTATTTGGGTTGGAGAACAACAAGCAGATTATCCCAGATTACTATAAACGCAAATAATTATTTCTTATTTTCTCATAAAACTACATGATAGTGAACagaagctgtagaaaaaaaacaagcacatATGTAACTGTGGTGAAATTATTAAAAGGGCTGTGAGAACTATAAAGAACTGTATACTGACGGACACTTGCCCTCAGGCTGTAGGTAGATGATAATCACCCCAACTGGTGCAAAGTAGGTGCCATAGACAGCTCAATAATATGGTGATAAACGCAAGGCTATGATGAGCCTCCAGGGAGTAGATTCCATTAAGACTGACACACAATTGTCTATGTACAGCTCATCACATGAAGCCATTTATCATCAGCAGCGATTGTTTGCATTAATTAGAATGCTCTTTATTTGTTAAAATACCTTTATAACGAATGCATTTGAAGTACACTGTTCACGAAATACTGACCTCCAAAAGCAGCACTCTAATATTTACATTGTTTTATTACCACTGATAAGTATGCTGGAAGTTTCACACAAGTCCAGACAAACTTTCTTAAAATAAAATTTCTTTACAAACAACTGTCaaagttttatttttcctctCTCTTTTGATTTTAATAAAAGACGAATCAACATTTGGAATAACTTAATACAATACCATAATAAATAAAAGCGTCTATAGCAAAACAAATAAATCCAGTCTTGTACGGGACAGAAAACTTGGAATCAATACAGCAATAACCGGTCAgaatatatttatatgtgtgtgttgtgtgtgcacTATTTACACTATTCTGTTTGTACACTGGGCCCCAGTAATAAATATCTACGTAATGATGGAGTAGATTGTATCAATGCAGGCTATGCAGACCTCATAATCTTAATTACCGGCAATTATAACCCGTCTGTTGGAAGTTGTGTCTAGCAATGTGGGGATCCCCATTAAATATGTAGGGTGCAGGCTCCACAATCCAGGAACTGCTACTGTGCCTGCTCAATTAGGAATGCGGGCCCTATGTATGGAAAATCTACAGATGCTGATGCATAATGAATTTCACGAAACTGCATTAGTTGGTTTGTATTTAAAACCTGTATCTTCTGTGTATTAACTTAGATTCAAAAGCAGCAAATGAACTTTTTTGTAACTTTATAAACGACATCTCCCCGTATGCTGTTAACAATTGATTGCAAACGAAATTATAATgaataatagtaataaaaataGTGATACATACATCGGGGTGATGTTATCCAGACCAGCGTCACAACAGGGGACAAATATACTCATCATCACATTAaaaatatatgtactgtatatttctATAGATTTATATCTGATATATCACGGAATCGTTTTGCGGTAACCGAGTCCCCAGCATcagtctctctctttttttttatggTCCAGGGATCCGCATCGCCTTACAAATAGTCGCGATTAATCGGAAAATAATAGAAACGTGTCTTACTTGTGCAGTCCTGCTCCATTAACACTGACTTGTAGATCAGGAGTCAGCAAGACACTAGTGACCTACAGGAGACATGAGGAAGGAAGGATGATCCTGGGTGATGGAGatgcactatatacagatatatttaGAAAGAATAAAAGCTCTCGTGTCCATTATAAAATCCCCCGCTTTATAGTCTAAATCCCGGCCGAGTATTTCATCCTTTTCTGTTTCTGTCTCTGGTTGCAGAACCAGACGCGGACAACGTTCTTTTTGAGGTCCAGTTTTTCGGCGATCGCTGCGATCTTTTCTGAGGAAGGTCTGGGCTGGATGGCGAAGTAGGCTTCCAGGGATCTCTTCTCCGGAGCAGCTATGGATGTGCGTTTCCTCTTCTTTTCGGCCCCATTAAAGAGTTCAGGCTTGGTGAGCTTCTCCCGGTGAGACTTCTCTGCCTCTTCCAGCCAGGCTTGCAGGATGGGCTTGAGGGCGATCATATTGTTGTGGGACAGGGTAAGGGACTCGAACCTACAGATGGTGCTCTGACTGAGAGAGCCCACCCCGGGGATCTTCAAGTTGGCAAGGGCAGAGCCCACATCTGCCTGGGTAACCCCGAGTTTGATCCTCCTCTGCTTGAACCTCTCTGCAAAGGCTTCCAAGTCCCTTGGATCAGCGTCGACATCGCTCATGCATCCCATGTGGGATGGTAGCCCGTGGGCATGTGCCATACTCAGTGCAGCTTGATGCATGGGATTCATGCTTGACATGTGAGGGTGAGCTGGAGTGGACACCACGGAGCCATCTGGTCCTGTTATGGCCCCCAGTGTTAGCCCTGGGGTAATGTGGTCCAGAAGTTCTCCTTCCAGgggctggtggtggtgatggtggtggtggtgatggtggtggtgggagCCAGGCACTCCAGAAGGATGGGAGATGGGcactgaggaggaagaggaggcagACGTGCATGGGATAGTGTTCATAGTGTGGTAGGTAGCGTCCGGCTTGAAAGGACTGTGGTGAGGagtgtggtggtgatggtggctctTGCACTGAGACACTAAATCCACAGCAGCCAGAGCTTCTGCACGGGCCAGCAAACTCTCATCCAGACCTCCGAATATATTGCTCTGCAATGTCAAATAGAAAGCACACATTACTGTCTGCTGGGAATTCAGCGATTAAAACTTTTCCAGAATGTTAAAAAATCCTGGTACAGAGAGAAGAGAGGGGAGAACACACAACACCAGATACATGCAACATCCCAGGTCATAAAAATTAATATGAAAGGCAAGACCGGCTGCATACATAAGTGGAGGCAAAAGAcagaaggagaaggagaggggggaaaCACGAGATGTGTTGGGTGATTTGCTGTGCAGACATGAAAAAAACATCAAGCAGATAAAGGGGCTGTCAGGATGTGCCTTAGAGCGGTGATCGTGCACACTACATACCGGTGGGGTTGGGAGACAGGCTCTTCTCATCGCCTCCGAGCTGCTGCTAccactgctgctgcctcccccggAGCTGGTCCTCACGCTGCTGATACTGGGGGAGCTGGTGGCCGACGACGATGAGTGTGGGGAGGAGGAGTGCAGGGCAGAGTACTTGGGCTCAtcctggaggctgctgtgggccATGCTGAAGGGCTGCTTGCTGTTCAGAGACATCATCATCATGTTGAGCTGTGGTGGTGGAGGGGTGCAggcacccctagaactagtgaCAACAGCCTCAGCCTGAGatgatggtggtggctcctctAAGCCCAGACTTCCTCCTGTCCTCTCACTCCCTACTTGTCTCTGAGAATGTCCCTGTGAGGAACGTGGCTTTCtctatcctcctcctcccccctgagAGTAAATACAAGATCTTCTAATATTTTCCTTTCTCTGCTGCCACTATTACTCCTCCCATCCAgggtctccctctctcctgctaTTAATCTTTGATATTCCTGGCTACTAATCAGCAGCTCAGCCTCTTCCTACTGACCGCTCTCCAAGCCCTGAACATGAGGAGGAGAACCAGGTACCACCAAGAGGACTGCTTGTGCCCATGTGTCCCAGGCCAGTGGTGCTCTGCTCCCTCATCCTACTAAGATCCTATGCCACCAGCCCTTTGTCTCCATCATCCAACAGAACTCTGCACTAACTCTTACCCTGTCACTGTTTAATGCTGTGTCTGTCTCTTTCTAGCTTTCCCTGTGGGGAACCACTCTGCAAGACGGatgctgctcctgatgctgctgctcctgctgtacACCTTGGCCTGTCAGGTAGTCTATGAGAAGAGGAGGTATCAATGTGGATTGGATGCTAGGCACATCCTGCCTCTCGCCTTTCCAAGGGTTTCCAGCTCATCTGTGATTggacagctgtgtgtgtggatggataggCACTGTAGACCTTCTGTGCTTGACAATAGCTGTTCCTTCGTTCCATATTTCATTtccttattttattttaaaaggaACAATCCCCACAATATTCTGGTCATTATTAGTATCGTTTTTCATTGACATTAGTAACATAATGTTACCACACTTGTTGTGTGTAGTGCATTTATTGACATCCTGATGAGAATGTATGATCTCAGGTGTGATAGCATGCAGTCATATTGTGAATACATCACAGCTAAATAGTGAGGCATGAGCTGGGGCTCGCTTTTAATAGTTCAGCACACCTGCTTATAGGGTGCACTCCGAGCAAATGCTATACTTAGACTCCAACCTGATTCCATAGGTTGCTAAAGTTCATACTGATTCATGGATTGAATGATTTTACTACTGTGCAATGCCACAAGTAATGATAATTGTATTTGTATTACGGTTTCAGCTTGTTGTGTACAATATTGTACAGCATAGAAATAATAACAACAACACTAATCATAAAATAATTATTCTAGGCTCTGTAGCACAATTCACCCTTTACAAACAGCTGTGGGATAATTAGACTGCTACCATTCTATGTAAAAGATGTAGTTGTGTTGCAGATAGGAAGGAGTTAACCTTGCATAAAGCGTTTGTCGGCTGCATTTTATAAAGAGGATTAACCCTTTACTGCATGATGCTCAGACATACCATGCGGTACACATGTGATGCCCTGTTTTCCCTTCTCCACCAGCAGCTCCTCTgctgcctgtacacaatgtaagcAGGGACTGGTATTGTTTTAGGAAGGAAACCCCTGAATTGCATTGTACGGCTCTGACTGTCGCCATCCTGAAGAAATGAAATAAATCAAAGTTAAGAGCTTGAGGATCATTTAATTATTGTGTGAATAGCGCTGTGCACCACGTCCAACAACATCCCTAAGCAAATTATGGGCGGCCCAGGAAGGAATTATTAGATTGGAATTTCATTTAGGCCGGGGAGACACAGCAACCAATATGTAATCTGCTCTGCCTCATCTGATTTGTATGCTTAATTCGCCTTGACGAATTTATTAGTTTTCATAATAGTGCAGAAAATGAGCAGCTCCATAGTCTACTAATACATGTTCACCATAAATCGTGTGTCAGAGGCTGCACCGAGCTCTTATTAATGACTGGTCCTTCATAGACTGGAACCTCCTGCTCCCTCTGTAGTAAGCCTAGGGTTAATCATCACACTGAGAATGGCTGCAACTTTATATGATCTTCTAATTAACAAGGTT
The sequence above is a segment of the Eleutherodactylus coqui strain aEleCoq1 chromosome 7, aEleCoq1.hap1, whole genome shotgun sequence genome. Coding sequences within it:
- the POU4F2 gene encoding POU domain, class 4, transcription factor 2, with product MMMMSLNSKQPFSMAHSSLQDEPKYSALHSSSPHSSSSATSSPSISSVRTSSGGGSSSGSSSSEAMRRACLPTPPSNIFGGLDESLLARAEALAAVDLVSQCKSHHHHHTPHHSPFKPDATYHTMNTIPCTSASSSSSVPISHPSGVPGSHHHHHHHHHHHHQPLEGELLDHITPGLTLGAITGPDGSVVSTPAHPHMSSMNPMHQAALSMAHAHGLPSHMGCMSDVDADPRDLEAFAERFKQRRIKLGVTQADVGSALANLKIPGVGSLSQSTICRFESLTLSHNNMIALKPILQAWLEEAEKSHREKLTKPELFNGAEKKRKRTSIAAPEKRSLEAYFAIQPRPSSEKIAAIAEKLDLKKNVVRVWFCNQRQKQKRMKYSAGI